One Saccharomyces mikatae IFO 1815 strain IFO1815 genome assembly, chromosome: 16 genomic region harbors:
- the SDD4 gene encoding Sdd4p (similar to Saccharomyces cerevisiae YPR022C; ancestral locus Anc_8.130), with product MHSKELAGRLRKRETENDLAPNSISSPAERFRCPHPECNKTFSRQEHLSRHKLNHWPKEIYVCSFVHPTTNAPCNKTFVRKDLLIRHEKRHSKVKNRLTRTNKEQVSTLNQELSKNLPYNPNELPIAVQNGTSTMNSNSVNLPSVTHESKFRPFIQQPQQLQQPQQSQQMQQMQQIQQLQFPQQLRAPLQQPILQQQMHTQQSSPNFPSYDTRIRNNGQNGNQFFNLIFDNRTSANGFEVDASNNNSSSNNQNLNINPNVQQRYQDRTSTNSSYQQPIQSFPQDRQQEQYFQQQKLTEQQQQQQPLPPQNPFTDQLTSSSSGANLSIMQDLFSTNFLNSDPLQSFMQELSEAPQVSIDDTFADKTTVPANEKPFQQDERFQNPPVMFELQQDNVKIPKAQPKFNDNPSTSVKDNLSSQKLNINKLKRRSSKDLGVESNFSLNYKEQLRHSMKSVPSFFHPHPLTKYKISKEKCQELFAFVPELRYVSIESIHKSLKSFWLNFHPQYGLIHKPSFHVDKQPAILNLALIMTGASFLGSEYREQISDPICGPLRWIIFSHADFQPPSKTYIIQSLLLVEGYEKTSTNRYLHERSFLHHGTTIQLLRRTPSLGGHPLMVKTGTNSGESSIQDPQEVYKRWIDFEMLKRIAFYAFYMDTTHAVVFGYWNLFINSNQIQLTLPCPDQVWESYDLSYETLMEHGYGSTKRDENNTFLSALMQLMKNVIQILRNNNMQRNKGNNDDKGDSSIGFENTTKWNIQSLFGKKILLAGIISILFQCQEEFNGDYFITNFRGGITDHLGLSWKDILSFAMNYWLHEIQKSCTDLKLCRINTPCEEASTERESDQDNGDCENDENLDLLSADNPSNCKIPVIHISQIVLRILHHDYYIYAGAPWRMNVPIGRDEYDMISQRILQFAKDPYNGGVAVIYAFQFLFEMFIIKENNLPTIVENYNVNSDPVITRPYAIALTSLLIWSCNFALHGCEVSIWDNTDDPNEESLQPSDSNSPSTIGSSSNNGATIANNNLKEKNNYIPMESFEVYLLRMYQNLYVDSSLDVVSFQNEIWAKASLLQHISNTHFLCGMMQFMRDTFNKSYWDLGREFGKLFDNCLERSLGKTSPTCHNMFDV from the coding sequence ATGCACAGCAAAGAACTGGCTGGCAGACTCCGGAAAAGGGAAACCGAAAATGATTTAGCACCAAATTCAATCTCTTCTCCCGCTGAAAGGTTTAGGTGCCCACATCCTGAATGCAACAAAACCTTCTCACGCCAGGAACATTTGTCAAGACACAAGCTAAATCATTGgccaaaagaaatatatgttTGTTCTTTCGTGCATCCTACTACAAATGCGCCTTGTAATAAAACGTTTGTGAGGAAAGACTTATTGATCAGGCATGAAAAGAGACACTCGAAGGTGAAAAATAGGCTAACTCGGACAAATAAAGAACAGGTTTCTACATTAAATCAAGAACTTTCTAAAAACTTGCCATACAATCCTAATGAATTGCCCATTGCTGTGCAGAATGGCACTTCTACCATGAACTCCAATTCTGTAAATCTACCATCGGTTACACATGAATCAAAGTTTCGCCCTTTTATTCAACAGCCCCAACAGCTTCAGCAACCACAGCAATCACAACAAATGCAACAAATGCAACAAATACAACAACTGCAATTTCCACAGCAGCTGCGGGCACCGTTGCAACAACCTATATTGCAGCAACAAATGCACACACAGCAATCAAGTCCtaattttccttcttatGATACTCGAATAAGGAATAATGGTCAAAATGGTAATcagtttttcaatttgataTTTGATAACCGTACTAGTGCTAATGGGTTCGAAGTTGATGCATCTAATAACAACAGTAGCAGTAATAATCAGAATTTAAATATTAATCCAAATGTACAGCAACGATATCAAGACAGAACCTCCACCAACAGTTCATATCAACAGCCAATCCAGTCATTTCCCCAGGATCGGCAACAAGAACAATATTTTCAGCAGCAAAAGCTTACggaacaacaacaacaacaacaaccgTTACCACCGCAGAATCCATTTACAGATCAATTAACATCCTCTTCTAGCGGTGCTAATTTGTCAATTATGCAGGACCTTTTTTCTacaaatttcttgaatagCGATCCATTACAATCGTTCATGCAAGAACTTTCTGAAGCTCCACAGGTGAGTATTGATGATACATTTGCTGATAAGACTACAGTTCCCGCTAATGAAAAGCCTTTTCAACAAGACGAAAGGTTTCAAAATCCTCCGGTTATGTTTGAATTGCAACAAGACAATGTCAAAATTCCCAAAGCCCAACCAAAATTCAACGATAACCCTAGCACCTCAGTAAAAGATAATCTTTCCAGCCAAAAGCTAAACATCAATAAGCTAAAACGGAGATCATCGAAAGATTTAGGAGTAGAGAGcaatttctctttgaacTACAAGGAACAATTGCGCCATTCTATGAAAAgcgttccttcttttttccatccACATCCtttaacaaaatataagatatcaaaagaaaaatgccaAGAATTGTTTGCTTTTGTTCCAGAGCTACGCTATGTCTCTATTGAATCTATACACAAATCATTAAAATCATTTTGGTTGAATTTCCACCCCCAATATGGTCTCATCCATAAACCCTCCTTTCATGTGGACAAACAGCCTGCGATTTTGAATCTAGCACTTATTATGACTGGTGCAAGTTTTCTAGGAAGCGAGTATCGGGAACAAATTAGTGATCCAATTTGTGGACCTTTAAGGTGGATAATTTTCTCTCATGCTGATTTTCAACCTCCTTCTAAAACCTACATCATTCAAAGTTTATTATTAGTCGAAGGATATGAAAAGACCAGTACAAATAGATATCTACACGAAAGGTCTTTTTTGCACCACGGAACAACCATCCAATTATTAAGACGAACGCCTTCTTTAGGTGGACATCCTTTAATGGTCAAGACTGGCACTAATTCTGGGGAAAGTTCAATTCAAGACCCACAAGAAGTTTATAAAAGATggattgattttgaaatgttgaaaagaatagcTTTTTATGCATTTTACATGGACACTACACATGCTGTAGTGTTTGGCTATTGGAATTTATTCATTAATAGTAACCAAATTCAATTAACATTGCCTTGTCCCGATCAAGTCTGGGAGTCTTATGATCTGAGTTACGAAACTTTGATGGAGCACGGGTATGGAAGCACAAAAAGGGATGAGAATAACACATTCTTGTCGGCGTTGATGCAGTTAATGAAAAACGTCATCCAAATTTTACGAAATAATAATATGCAAAGAAACAAAGGAAATAACGATGACAAAGGGGATAGTTCGATAGGCTTCGAAAACACTACAAAGTGGAATATTCAAAGTCTTTTTGGTAAGAAGATTCTCCTGGCAGGGATAATTTCTATCTTGTTTCAATGCCAGGAGGAATTTAATGGTGACTATTTTATTACTAATTTCAGAGGCGGTATAACTGACCATTTAGGCCTTTCATGGAAAGATATTCTCTCATTTGCGATGAATTATTGGCTTCacgaaattcaaaaaagcTGCACTGACCTGAAATTATGTAGGATAAACACCCCATGTGAAGAAGCATCAACCGAAAGAGAAAGTGATCAGGATAATGGAGATTGCGagaatgatgaaaatttagaCTTACTTTCCGCCGATAATCCTTCTAATTGTAAAATACCCGTTATTCACATCTCTCAAATTGTCTTACGTATCCTGCATCACgattattatatatatgcgGGAGCACCTTGGAGGATGAACGTTCCAATTGGCCGCGACGAATATGATATGATCAGTCAGAGAATTCTCCAGTTTGCAAAAGATCCCTACAATGGTGGTGTAGCTGTTATCTATGCATTCcagtttttgtttgaaatgTTTATCATAAAGGAGAATAACCTTCCAACCATTGTGGAAAACTATAATGTGAACTCTGATCCTGTAATCACAAGGCCATATGCTATTGCATTAACTTCGCTCTTGATTTGGTCTTGTAATTTTGCATTACATGGTTGTGAAGTTAGCATATGGGATAACACGGATGACCCAAATGAGGAATCTCTTCAACCAAGTGACAGCAACAGTCCAAGTACAATTGGTAGCTCTAGTAATAATGGAGCAACAATTGCAAATAACAActtaaaagagaagaacaATTACATTCCAATGGAAAGTTTTGAAGTATATCTATTAAGAATGTATCAGAACCTGTATGTAGACAGCTCACTCGATGTAGTTAGCTTTCAGAATGAAATTTGGGCAAAAGCAAGTCTACTTCAACACATTTCTAATACTCACTTTCTATGTGGGATGATGCAGTTTATGAGAGATACTTTCAACAAGAGTTACTGGGATTTAGGACGCGAATTTGGAAAACTCTTTGACAATTGTTTGGAGAGAAGTCTAGGGAAAACCTCACCCACATGTCATAATATGTTTGATGTGTAg